Part of the Ochrobactrum sp. Marseille-Q0166 genome is shown below.
GTACCGACCATGTTGAGCAGCGAGCGCCGCCCGGCTGCAAGCACAGCATCAGGCATCGCCGGTGGCGAATGAATAAACTCAGCAATTACAGCGCTCAAACCCTTCATATCAAGCACCGGCAGCTTTGCCACGCACTTCCGTTCCAGCCCATTGTTCCAATGGGCGAATGATTGCCGTCATATCAGCATCCGGTCCGAGATCAGCTTTGGTAATGGAAAATAGCATCCGCACAGCGTTACCAACCAGCATTGGCACACCAAGACGTTCGGCTTCTTCAAGGCAAAGGCGAATATCCTTCAGAGATAAGGCTATCGCGAACCCAAAATCAAAACCGCGCGGCAGCACGAAGCGTGGAATTTTATCGACACTTGCCGAGGTGCGACCTGAACCGGCATTCAGAACCTCAATCATAACATCCGCATCTAGCCCCGCCTTTGCCCCCATAACCATCGCTTCGGAAGTGATCGCAAGTGCTGCCGCGGAGCAGATATTGTTGATGAGCTTCATCACCTGTGCCTTGCCGGGTTCTTCGGCCACACGAATTACTTTTCCAAGCGTCAGAAGCATTGGCTCAACAACGCTAAAATCTGCGGATGGGCCAGCGGCCATCAGGGCAAGTGTTCCCTTTTTTGCACCTGCAACACCGCCGGAAACCGGGCTGTCGATCAAAGCTATGCCGGCTGAAGAAAGGATTTCCGCCAAATCCATTTCAGCTTTCGGTCCGGTTGTTGAAAGATCAACAACGCGTTTCACAACACCGGGATTTGCAGCAATGGCTCGCCCGACTGCCAAAACGACTTCGGGTGTAGGCAAGGAGAGGAGGACTGTTTCAACCCGGGCGCATAGATCTTCAAGACTGCTGGCTGCATCTGCCCCGGCACCTGTCAAAGCTGAAACCGCTGCCTCTGAACGGTCATTGACCACCAGCTTGTAGCCTGCACCCAAGATGCGCTCTGCCATCGGGCGTCCCATATTACCAAGCCCGACAAAACCCAGTTCAGACATTCCACTCTCCTGTTATCGTGGCCCCGCTGTCAGGCAAAAGACCAACCATTATCCACCGGTATTGCAGCGCCATTGATGCCTTCGCTGGCAGAGCCGCTAAGAAACAAAGCAAGAGCTGTTACCGTATCCATCGGAATAAATTTTCCGCCCGGTTGGCGGGTTGAAAGAAAGAGGCGTGTTGCCTCTTCTTCGCTTAAGCCTTTCTCAGTAGCCAGCAGCCTGATGCGGCCCCGCGCTGAATCTGTCGCCATCAACCCTGGACATATTGCGTTGCAGGTGATTGTTGTTGAAGCCAGTTCAAGCGCCAACGTGCGGGTCAGGCCGATCATCGCATGCTTGGTGGTGACATAATCCGCGCGCTCTGCAAGAGCGATCAAACTATAAACAGACGCCATATTGATGATCCGTCCCCAGCCACGTGCCTGCATGTCGGGAAGGCAAGCCCGGATCAGCCGGAACGGTGCAGAAAGATTAACTTCCAACGCACGATCCCAGTCGGAATCTGCAAGCGATTGCACTGGTGAAATTTTACGAATAACCGCATTGTTGATCAGAATGTCGATGCTGCCTAAATATCTTTTTGCGTGTTCAAAAAGCTCATCCGCAGCACCTTCCTGAGATAAATCAAGCGACACAGCACCGACCGGCTGGCTTATCTCATCCGCCAAAGCCGCAGCAACATCGGTTACTTCCGGCCGAATATCCGTGAGGAAAATGCGGTTTCCGGCTTTTGCAAAGACCCGCGCAAGCTCAAGGCCCAGCCCAAGAGCCGAACCCGTGATCAGCACAGTTTTATCGCTACAGGGAGCCCAAACCGAATTCATCGTGCC
Proteins encoded:
- a CDS encoding NAD(P)-dependent oxidoreductase, translating into MSELGFVGLGNMGRPMAERILGAGYKLVVNDRSEAAVSALTGAGADAASSLEDLCARVETVLLSLPTPEVVLAVGRAIAANPGVVKRVVDLSTTGPKAEMDLAEILSSAGIALIDSPVSGGVAGAKKGTLALMAAGPSADFSVVEPMLLTLGKVIRVAEEPGKAQVMKLINNICSAAALAITSEAMVMGAKAGLDADVMIEVLNAGSGRTSASVDKIPRFVLPRGFDFGFAIALSLKDIRLCLEEAERLGVPMLVGNAVRMLFSITKADLGPDADMTAIIRPLEQWAGTEVRGKAAGA
- a CDS encoding SDR family NAD(P)-dependent oxidoreductase, translated to MNSVWAPCSDKTVLITGSALGLGLELARVFAKAGNRIFLTDIRPEVTDVAAALADEISQPVGAVSLDLSQEGAADELFEHAKRYLGSIDILINNAVIRKISPVQSLADSDWDRALEVNLSAPFRLIRACLPDMQARGWGRIINMASVYSLIALAERADYVTTKHAMIGLTRTLALELASTTITCNAICPGLMATDSARGRIRLLATEKGLSEEEATRLFLSTRQPGGKFIPMDTVTALALFLSGSASEGINGAAIPVDNGWSFA